Proteins encoded together in one Stigmatella aurantiaca window:
- the nfi gene encoding deoxyribonuclease V (cleaves DNA at apurinic or apyrimidinic sites), protein MGERAESLHGWEVTPQEAVALQNALRERLVLQPPAGLRVSHVAGADISTETGNVLGYGGFVVLDAVSLRPVEHAGAAVALSFPYVPGLLSFRELPVLLAAWNRMVQKPDLVIFDGQGIAHPRRFGIACHGGLLLGVPSIGCAKSLLVGKVGPLGEARGETAEIHHRGEVVGMAVRTRRGVSPVYVSPGHLMDLPTAVEWVLRVSPRYREPETTRHAHRFVNALRTAG, encoded by the coding sequence ATGGGTGAGCGCGCGGAATCGTTGCACGGGTGGGAAGTCACGCCCCAGGAAGCAGTCGCGTTGCAGAACGCGCTCCGGGAGCGATTGGTTTTGCAGCCGCCTGCCGGCCTGCGGGTCTCCCATGTCGCGGGGGCGGATATCTCCACCGAGACCGGCAACGTGCTGGGATATGGCGGTTTCGTGGTGCTCGATGCGGTCTCCTTGCGGCCCGTGGAGCACGCGGGGGCGGCGGTTGCGCTGAGCTTTCCCTATGTCCCGGGGCTGCTCTCGTTTCGCGAACTGCCCGTGCTTCTGGCCGCGTGGAACCGGATGGTGCAGAAGCCCGACCTGGTCATCTTCGATGGGCAGGGCATCGCGCACCCGCGCCGGTTTGGAATCGCCTGCCACGGCGGCCTGCTGCTGGGCGTTCCGTCCATCGGGTGCGCGAAGTCCTTGCTGGTGGGCAAGGTGGGGCCCCTGGGCGAGGCCCGCGGCGAGACGGCGGAGATCCATCACCGGGGCGAGGTGGTGGGCATGGCAGTCCGCACCCGGCGGGGCGTGAGCCCGGTCTACGTCTCGCCGGGGCATCTGATGGACTTGCCCACGGCGGTGGAATGGGTGCTGCGCGTGAGCCCGCGCTACCGCGAGCCGGAGACGACCCGCCATGCGCACCGCTTCGTCAACGCGTTGCGCACGGCAGGGTGA
- a CDS encoding AAA family ATPase, with translation MATRKGEDNERLIDRDLTAAAREGKLPPAHGADAGVAEVLGLLTRGGKHPLLAGEPGVGKSALIQEVARRIAEGRVDAELAPARLVEISTANILARSTDRQAAERFEELLGHLSRHPCPIVYIRDLPLVLGGPLAPVAIRALRTGGLRFIFETEPKRVQELLRADEALAERLHLIPLQEPPLDRSRWILGRVAEELERELRLPIDPAACDLALRLSAKFLLAQRMPRKAIELLKETAAEASSAARDRVGSEDVLTRFCSATRLPRFVVDDAMPLDLDETERFFGERLLGQTDAVGAVLRSVALLKAGLNDPRRPLGVFLFAGPTGVGKTQLAKLLAEYLFGSADRLVRLNMADFPNDGDENVPFGASWAPALETRRGELTALLDGKVFTVLLLDEFEKAARSVHDRFLQLFDEGTFVNGAGETVSCNNTLIVATSNVGAEVYREPALGFAGNRRDQELVTEVDRRIAEAFRPEFLNRFDAICHFRPLTKVEIRKIAQREVGRVLEREGIRARALDVEVTPEVVDLLVERGYSPQFGARFLQREIEKTLTAALAVEIARRPLRPGTPVRVEARPGGKVMAVAEPLPLPREATAQLSLPTPKAASVKRRLDRKSLLLEMDRLVGRARALSVSAERPLLEEKRNQLLSETQAPNLWDDPARAAATLRAFRTVEAQINELERVEQAVTFARRLVREAKNEVQLTSAAKQVEEVAREVQMSEALHASGATANDVEALVDICASDSAEAQDAWLQELATMYLGWAQRRGYEAMLVAEAEHPARVVVRIAGPGAYGFLAGEAGLHRRIEEEKRQRAYVRVHRGGFPGTLEDLALAIEGRPMKQHEGTFLERVRTEVTVKDSATGRVLTLTGPGDLEELKDIAARVVSGQGTSTDEARRYYLGRGARVEDPRTGAGTPRVKDVLRGDMDLFIAAWISRPPADAVSPS, from the coding sequence ATGGCGACGCGCAAAGGCGAGGACAACGAGAGGCTCATCGATCGCGACCTCACGGCGGCCGCGCGTGAAGGCAAGCTCCCCCCCGCGCACGGGGCGGATGCGGGGGTGGCGGAAGTGCTCGGACTGCTCACCCGCGGGGGCAAGCACCCCTTGCTGGCGGGGGAGCCCGGGGTGGGCAAGAGCGCCCTCATCCAGGAAGTGGCCCGCCGCATCGCCGAGGGCCGGGTGGACGCGGAGCTGGCCCCCGCGCGCCTGGTGGAGATCTCCACCGCCAACATCCTGGCCCGCAGCACGGACCGGCAGGCCGCGGAGCGCTTCGAGGAGCTGCTCGGCCACCTGAGCCGGCACCCCTGCCCCATCGTCTACATCCGGGACCTGCCTCTGGTGCTTGGCGGCCCCCTGGCGCCCGTGGCCATCCGCGCGCTGCGCACCGGCGGCCTGCGCTTCATCTTCGAGACCGAGCCCAAGCGCGTGCAGGAGCTCCTGCGCGCGGACGAGGCGCTCGCCGAGCGGCTGCACCTCATCCCCCTGCAGGAGCCACCCCTGGATCGCTCGCGGTGGATTCTGGGCCGCGTCGCCGAGGAGCTGGAGCGCGAGCTGCGCCTGCCCATCGATCCGGCCGCGTGTGATTTGGCCCTGCGCCTGTCCGCCAAGTTCCTGCTCGCCCAGCGCATGCCGCGCAAGGCCATCGAGCTGCTCAAGGAGACCGCCGCCGAGGCCAGCAGCGCGGCCCGCGACCGCGTGGGCTCCGAAGACGTGCTGACCCGGTTCTGCTCCGCCACGCGCCTGCCCCGCTTCGTGGTGGACGACGCGATGCCGCTGGACCTGGACGAGACGGAGCGCTTCTTCGGGGAGCGGCTGCTCGGCCAGACGGATGCGGTGGGCGCGGTGCTGCGCTCCGTAGCCCTGCTCAAGGCGGGCCTGAACGATCCACGCCGTCCGCTGGGCGTCTTCCTCTTCGCGGGCCCCACCGGCGTGGGCAAGACGCAGCTCGCCAAGCTGCTGGCGGAGTACCTGTTCGGCTCCGCGGACCGGCTGGTGCGCCTCAACATGGCGGACTTTCCCAACGATGGGGATGAGAACGTCCCCTTCGGCGCCTCCTGGGCCCCCGCCCTGGAGACCCGGCGCGGCGAGCTGACCGCCCTGCTCGACGGCAAGGTGTTCACCGTGCTGCTGCTCGACGAGTTCGAGAAGGCGGCGCGCAGCGTGCACGACCGCTTCCTCCAGCTCTTCGACGAGGGGACGTTCGTCAACGGCGCGGGCGAGACGGTCTCCTGCAACAACACGCTCATCGTGGCCACCTCCAACGTGGGCGCCGAGGTGTACCGGGAGCCCGCGCTGGGCTTCGCCGGCAACCGGCGGGACCAGGAGCTCGTCACCGAGGTGGACCGGCGCATCGCCGAGGCCTTCCGGCCCGAGTTCCTCAACCGCTTCGATGCCATCTGCCACTTCCGGCCTCTCACCAAGGTGGAGATCCGCAAGATTGCCCAGCGCGAGGTGGGCCGCGTGCTGGAGCGCGAGGGCATCCGGGCCCGGGCTCTGGACGTGGAGGTGACGCCCGAGGTGGTGGACCTGCTCGTGGAGCGGGGCTACTCACCCCAGTTCGGCGCGCGGTTCCTTCAGCGGGAAATCGAGAAGACGCTCACCGCCGCGCTCGCCGTGGAGATTGCCCGCAGGCCGCTGCGGCCGGGCACGCCGGTGCGGGTGGAGGCCCGCCCCGGCGGCAAGGTCATGGCCGTGGCCGAGCCCCTGCCCCTCCCGCGCGAGGCCACCGCCCAGCTCTCCCTGCCCACCCCGAAGGCGGCCTCCGTCAAGCGCCGGCTGGACCGCAAGTCGCTGCTGCTCGAGATGGACCGGCTGGTGGGACGGGCCCGGGCACTGTCCGTGTCCGCCGAGCGGCCCCTGCTGGAGGAGAAGCGCAACCAGCTCCTGTCCGAGACCCAGGCGCCCAACCTCTGGGATGACCCGGCGCGCGCCGCCGCCACCCTGCGCGCCTTCCGCACCGTCGAGGCACAAATCAACGAGCTGGAGCGGGTGGAGCAGGCCGTCACCTTCGCCCGGCGCCTGGTGCGCGAGGCCAAGAACGAGGTGCAGCTGACCTCCGCCGCCAAGCAGGTGGAGGAGGTCGCCCGCGAGGTGCAGATGTCCGAGGCGCTGCATGCCTCGGGCGCCACCGCCAACGACGTCGAGGCGCTGGTGGACATCTGCGCCAGCGACTCGGCGGAGGCCCAGGACGCGTGGCTTCAGGAGCTGGCCACCATGTACCTGGGGTGGGCCCAGAGACGCGGCTACGAGGCCATGCTCGTGGCCGAGGCGGAGCACCCGGCCCGGGTGGTGGTGCGCATCGCGGGGCCCGGGGCCTACGGCTTCCTCGCCGGCGAGGCCGGGCTGCACCGGCGCATCGAGGAGGAGAAGCGCCAGCGCGCCTACGTCCGGGTGCACCGGGGCGGCTTTCCCGGCACCCTGGAGGACCTGGCGCTGGCCATCGAGGGCCGCCCCATGAAGCAGCACGAGGGCACCTTCCTGGAGCGCGTCCGGACCGAAGTCACGGTGAAGGACTCCGCCACCGGCCGGGTGTTGACCCTGACGGGCCCGGGGGACCTGGAGGAGCTGAAGGACATCGCCGCGCGGGTCGTCTCGGGCCAGGGCACGAGCACGGACGAGGCCCGCCGCTACTACCTGGGCCGCGGCGCGCGCGTGGAGGACCCTCGCACCGGCGCAGGAACGCCCCGCGTCAAGGATGTCCTGCGCGGCGACATGGACCTGTTCATCGCGGCCTGGATTTCCCGCCCCCCCGCCGATGCCGTCTCCCCCTCTTGA
- a CDS encoding putative quinol monooxygenase: protein MTHKVCVVVRMKTKSGGEESLLQLMRMLKEQTLQEEGVIRYEPVQSQQDPTLFFLMEEWASETVLNTHLALPHMEKVFSELQALLAAPAEISLCRAVA from the coding sequence ATGACTCATAAGGTTTGTGTCGTCGTCCGTATGAAGACGAAGTCCGGAGGAGAGGAATCCCTGCTTCAGCTGATGCGGATGCTGAAGGAGCAGACCCTTCAAGAAGAAGGCGTCATCCGCTACGAGCCCGTCCAGAGCCAGCAGGACCCGACCCTGTTCTTCTTGATGGAAGAGTGGGCCAGCGAGACCGTCCTGAACACGCACCTGGCCCTGCCGCACATGGAGAAGGTCTTCTCGGAGCTGCAGGCCCTGCTGGCCGCGCCCGCGGAGATCTCCCTCTGCCGCGCGGTCGCGTGA
- a CDS encoding YajQ family cyclic di-GMP-binding protein: protein MPSFDVVSKIDLAELDNAVNQTKKELTTRYDFQGTQADVVVSPDQTVITVKAHSEERVQAAKEVLLAKLAKRNISLRALEFLDIEKTGLHNVKQNIKLQQGIPVDKAKELTRLLKDSKLKVQGSIQSDQLRVTGKNRDDLQAAIALFRKEQDRLKLDMQFTNFRD from the coding sequence ATGCCTTCCTTTGACGTCGTCTCCAAGATCGATCTCGCCGAGCTCGACAACGCGGTCAACCAGACCAAGAAGGAGCTCACCACCCGGTATGACTTCCAGGGGACCCAGGCAGATGTCGTCGTCTCCCCGGACCAGACTGTCATCACCGTGAAGGCCCACAGCGAGGAGCGCGTCCAGGCCGCCAAGGAAGTCCTCCTGGCGAAGCTCGCCAAGCGCAACATCTCCTTGCGCGCCTTGGAGTTCCTCGACATCGAGAAGACGGGCCTGCACAACGTCAAGCAGAACATCAAGCTCCAGCAGGGCATCCCCGTGGACAAGGCCAAGGAGCTCACCCGGCTCCTCAAGGACTCCAAGCTGAAAGTCCAGGGCTCCATCCAGTCGGACCAGCTCCGCGTCACCGGCAAGAACCGGGATGACCTGCAGGCGGCCATTGCTTTGTTCCGCAAGGAACAGGACCGGCTGAAGCTGGACATGCAGTTCACCAACTTCCGGGACTAG
- the rimO gene encoding 30S ribosomal protein S12 methylthiotransferase RimO gives MTLGCPKNRVDSEVMLGTLKQRGYRLVQEPAEAQVIVVNTCAFIGPAKQESVDSILEMAEYKKSGACSTLVVTGCLSQRHGSELAQEMPEVDHFLGTSAYAQIGDLLAAEASPRQVIPDPDYIHNAETPRENSMPSYTAYLKVSEGCDNACAFCIIPTLRGGQRSRPIADVVAEATRLADQGVQELNLVAQDLTAYGHDLPGKPKLHDLLKELVKVDVRWIRLHYAYPRIFPDELIEVMATEKKIAKYLDMPLQHASDKLLMSMKRGRNSQFLTDLLAKLRARVPGLVMRTSLIVGLPGETEEDFELLKEFVKTQRFERLGVFQYSDEEGTAAYDMPNKIPQKTIERRWREVMAIQKRINREQNKKLVGKRIEVLVEGTSPETEHLLVGRHEGQAPEIDGQVYINDGLAYPGEFVTLEVTEAHDYDLVGRVVERPDPKQRTLKARDAVPAPMAMSASPR, from the coding sequence ATGACCCTCGGGTGCCCGAAGAACCGGGTGGACTCCGAGGTGATGCTGGGAACCCTCAAGCAGCGCGGCTACCGGCTCGTGCAGGAGCCCGCCGAGGCCCAGGTCATCGTCGTCAACACCTGCGCCTTCATCGGCCCGGCGAAGCAGGAGTCCGTGGACTCCATCCTGGAGATGGCCGAGTACAAGAAGTCGGGGGCGTGCAGCACGCTCGTGGTGACGGGCTGTCTGTCCCAGCGCCACGGCAGCGAGCTGGCGCAGGAGATGCCCGAGGTGGACCACTTCCTGGGCACCAGCGCCTACGCCCAGATTGGCGACCTGCTCGCCGCCGAGGCCTCGCCCCGGCAGGTCATCCCGGATCCGGACTACATCCACAACGCGGAGACGCCCCGCGAGAACTCGATGCCGTCGTACACCGCCTACCTCAAGGTGTCCGAGGGCTGCGACAACGCGTGCGCGTTCTGCATCATCCCCACGCTGCGCGGCGGCCAGCGCTCGCGCCCCATCGCGGACGTCGTCGCCGAGGCCACGCGGCTGGCGGACCAGGGCGTGCAGGAGCTGAACCTGGTGGCGCAGGACCTGACGGCCTACGGGCACGACTTGCCCGGCAAGCCCAAGCTGCACGACCTGCTCAAGGAGCTGGTCAAGGTGGACGTGCGGTGGATCCGCCTGCACTACGCCTACCCGCGCATCTTCCCGGACGAGCTCATCGAGGTGATGGCCACGGAGAAGAAGATCGCCAAGTACCTGGACATGCCGCTGCAGCACGCCAGCGACAAGCTGCTCATGTCCATGAAGCGCGGCCGCAACTCGCAGTTCCTCACGGACCTGCTGGCCAAGCTGCGCGCCCGGGTGCCGGGCCTGGTGATGCGCACCTCGCTCATCGTGGGCCTGCCGGGCGAGACGGAGGAGGACTTCGAGCTGCTGAAGGAGTTCGTGAAGACGCAGCGCTTCGAGCGGCTGGGCGTCTTCCAGTACTCGGATGAAGAGGGGACCGCGGCATACGACATGCCCAACAAGATTCCCCAGAAGACCATCGAGCGCCGGTGGCGCGAGGTGATGGCCATCCAGAAGCGCATCAACCGCGAGCAGAACAAGAAGCTCGTGGGCAAGCGCATCGAGGTGCTGGTGGAGGGCACGAGCCCGGAGACCGAGCACCTGCTGGTGGGCCGCCACGAGGGCCAGGCGCCTGAAATCGACGGTCAGGTCTACATCAACGACGGTCTGGCCTACCCGGGCGAGTTCGTCACCCTGGAGGTGACGGAGGCGCACGACTACGACCTGGTGGGCCGGGTGGTGGAGCGGCCCGACCCGAAGCAGCGCACATTGAAGGCCCGCGACGCGGTGCCGGCCCCCATGGCCATGAGCGCCTCTCCGCGATAG
- a CDS encoding ribonuclease J translates to MLHVIPLGGLGEIGLNAMVLACRGEMLLIDAGLMFPTAEAPGIDIVIPDFRHLKQNASQFRGIVLTHGHEDHMGALPYLLDDLPVPVYGTKYTLAMARNRLDELGVIADLREIEPRTPFPVGTMFKVEASRVTHTVPDAVGYIIRTPEGTVIHTGDFKLDPDPIDGLRTDLERWGEAGEQGVLCLLSDSTNAEVTQETGSERVVEHAFERLFREAQGRIVVALFASNLHRVRTVLKLAEQLGRRVALQGRSMTRNVEMARQLGYLDVPESLFVPLEAVPSLAPGRVVLLATGAQGEARAGLAQLAAGKGPVRLGPGDMVILSARPIPGNERSVGALLDQLQWTGARLVYAQVEPDIHVSGHASQPQQRRVLDLVRPQHFIPVHGEMRHLHRHLATARESGLAPEQLLLARDGDLITFEEGRGRFAGQVPTGRIHKDLYSGGVVTPEALQERTRLAETGMVVAVAVIDRASLALMAGPQLTGQGLSLDEQALLPRVAEEARSLFLQLSPQLRGDDALVREELTRSVRRAFKLFTNKRPLVVPMVVKV, encoded by the coding sequence ATGCTTCATGTAATTCCGTTGGGCGGGTTGGGTGAGATTGGCCTCAATGCGATGGTGCTCGCCTGCCGCGGGGAGATGCTCCTCATCGACGCGGGGTTGATGTTCCCCACGGCGGAGGCCCCCGGCATCGACATCGTCATCCCGGACTTCCGCCACCTGAAGCAGAACGCCTCCCAGTTCCGGGGCATCGTCCTCACGCACGGGCACGAGGACCACATGGGCGCGCTGCCCTACCTGCTCGATGACCTGCCCGTGCCCGTCTACGGCACCAAGTACACGCTGGCCATGGCGCGCAACCGGCTGGACGAGCTGGGCGTCATCGCCGACCTGCGGGAGATCGAGCCCCGGACGCCCTTCCCCGTCGGCACCATGTTCAAGGTGGAGGCCAGCCGCGTCACCCACACCGTGCCCGACGCGGTGGGCTACATCATCCGGACCCCCGAGGGGACCGTCATCCACACGGGTGACTTCAAGCTGGACCCCGACCCCATCGACGGGCTGCGCACGGACCTGGAGCGCTGGGGCGAGGCGGGCGAGCAGGGCGTGCTGTGCCTCCTGTCGGACTCCACCAACGCGGAAGTCACCCAGGAGACGGGCAGCGAGCGCGTGGTGGAGCACGCCTTCGAGCGGCTGTTCCGCGAGGCCCAGGGCCGCATCGTCGTGGCGCTCTTCGCCTCCAACCTCCACCGCGTGCGCACCGTGCTGAAGCTGGCCGAGCAGCTCGGGCGCCGGGTGGCCCTCCAGGGCCGCAGCATGACGCGCAACGTGGAGATGGCGCGGCAGCTGGGCTACCTGGATGTGCCCGAGTCCCTCTTCGTCCCCCTGGAGGCCGTGCCCAGCCTGGCCCCGGGCCGGGTCGTCCTGCTCGCCACGGGCGCCCAGGGCGAGGCCCGCGCGGGGCTGGCCCAGCTCGCCGCGGGCAAGGGCCCCGTGCGCCTGGGCCCCGGGGACATGGTCATCCTGAGCGCCCGCCCCATCCCCGGCAACGAGCGCTCCGTGGGGGCGCTGCTGGACCAGCTCCAGTGGACCGGGGCCCGCCTCGTCTACGCCCAGGTGGAGCCCGACATCCACGTCTCCGGGCACGCCAGCCAACCCCAGCAGCGCCGCGTCCTGGACCTGGTGCGCCCCCAGCACTTCATCCCCGTGCACGGGGAGATGCGCCACCTGCACCGCCACCTGGCCACGGCGCGCGAGTCGGGCCTGGCCCCCGAGCAGCTCCTGCTCGCGCGGGACGGCGACCTCATCACCTTCGAGGAGGGCCGGGGCCGCTTCGCCGGCCAGGTGCCCACCGGCCGCATCCACAAGGACCTCTACAGCGGCGGGGTGGTGACGCCCGAGGCGCTCCAGGAGCGCACCCGGCTGGCCGAGACCGGCATGGTGGTGGCCGTGGCCGTCATCGACCGGGCCTCCCTGGCCCTCATGGCGGGGCCCCAGCTCACCGGCCAGGGGCTCTCCCTGGACGAGCAGGCCCTGCTGCCCCGGGTGGCCGAGGAGGCCCGGTCCCTGTTTCTCCAGCTCTCCCCACAGCTGCGCGGGGACGACGCCCTGGTGCGAGAGGAGCTGACCCGCTCGGTACGCCGGGCTTTCAAGCTGTTCACGAACAAGCGGCCCCTGGTGGTGCCCATGGTCGTCAAGGTGTGA
- a CDS encoding PaaI family thioesterase gives MSTPPSRPTQEQLDRFAEQFTQSQTLRYLGVRLSFPEGRKSVITMPEVRPEHLGGLGTTAVNGAIISALFDLAIGCTPALVDPTRRCATLQISVSFQRPLVGKSIEAEAEIDSHGKSTLFASARIRDDQGNICARAQGVVRISTLPWASGESPAVN, from the coding sequence ATGTCCACTCCCCCCTCCCGCCCCACCCAGGAGCAGTTGGACCGCTTCGCGGAACAATTCACCCAGAGCCAGACCTTGCGTTACCTGGGCGTCCGGCTCTCCTTCCCGGAGGGCCGCAAGTCCGTCATCACCATGCCCGAGGTACGCCCCGAGCACCTGGGAGGCCTGGGCACCACGGCCGTCAACGGCGCCATCATCTCCGCCCTGTTCGACCTGGCCATTGGCTGCACGCCCGCGCTGGTGGATCCCACCCGGCGCTGCGCCACCCTGCAGATCTCCGTCAGCTTCCAGCGCCCCCTGGTGGGCAAGTCCATCGAGGCGGAAGCCGAGATCGACTCCCACGGGAAGAGCACCCTCTTCGCCTCCGCCCGCATCCGGGATGATCAGGGAAACATCTGCGCCCGCGCCCAGGGGGTGGTGCGCATCTCCACCCTGCCTTGGGCCTCTGGCGAGAGCCCTGCGGTCAACTGA
- a CDS encoding RNA polymerase sigma factor has product MYDQRTDEELFAEVAQRRAAGQAFGGPLGALVERWGRPARYVVSKIQASYGRGSPADADELFQDAVGKFIDRGLDQFRGLSEQMPGKSASPKTFFLRIVKHVAIDFYRRQREDLAPAPRDPDDAPEESPVQTARAMESARRGEERSEAQAFYWAAFARLQREHPKEAGAWELYHHLDVEDHVECARRLEITVANSYKRVSRAQAYLKLYLLEARQTAEAEAAPRSSIAGKVSDE; this is encoded by the coding sequence GTGTACGACCAACGCACGGATGAAGAGTTGTTCGCGGAAGTGGCTCAACGCCGCGCCGCGGGCCAGGCCTTCGGAGGGCCCCTCGGGGCACTCGTCGAGCGGTGGGGACGCCCCGCTCGCTACGTCGTCAGCAAAATCCAAGCCAGTTATGGCCGTGGCTCGCCGGCGGATGCGGACGAGCTGTTCCAGGACGCGGTGGGCAAGTTCATCGATCGCGGGCTGGACCAGTTCCGGGGTCTCTCCGAGCAGATGCCCGGCAAGAGCGCCTCGCCCAAGACGTTCTTCCTGCGCATCGTCAAGCACGTCGCCATCGACTTCTACCGGCGTCAGCGCGAGGACCTGGCCCCCGCGCCCCGGGATCCCGATGACGCTCCGGAGGAGTCTCCCGTACAGACCGCCCGCGCCATGGAGTCCGCGCGGCGCGGCGAGGAGCGCTCCGAGGCCCAGGCGTTCTACTGGGCCGCGTTCGCCCGCCTCCAGCGGGAACACCCCAAGGAGGCCGGCGCGTGGGAGCTGTACCACCACCTGGATGTGGAGGATCACGTGGAATGTGCTCGCCGGCTGGAGATCACCGTGGCCAATTCCTACAAGCGCGTCAGCCGCGCCCAGGCGTACTTGAAGCTGTACCTGCTCGAAGCGCGGCAGACGGCCGAGGCCGAGGCCGCACCCCGATCCTCCATTGCCGGGAAGGTGTCCGATGAGTGA